In one window of Camelus bactrianus isolate YW-2024 breed Bactrian camel chromosome 29, ASM4877302v1, whole genome shotgun sequence DNA:
- the SLC10A5 gene encoding sodium/bile acid cotransporter 5: protein MIRELLIVLLLSFVTLGEARKSFLSFLNREKTEIFFFTQTEETIVVRSNYREKQPNSSFLFVQLEDPKILQVVNVTKTFSDVTDFTINLVTDEDGETNLTVQLWVSKGRRERLIEVKNVKVRVLRPRPDGLFQASNHIDRNILMLFLPMILLNKCAFGCKIELQVFQTVWKRPLPIILATITQFFLMPFCGFLLTQILALPEAQAFGFVMTCTCPGGGGGYLFALLLEGDVTLAILMTCMSTLLALIMMPANSYIYSRLLGLSGTLHSPVFKIMSTLLFILTPISVGIVIKHRLPEKANFLERIVRPLSLILMFIGVYLTFRMGLSFLKAVNLEVLLLSVFVPALGLLFGFFFAKISMLPLPVCKTVSIESGVVNSFLALAIIQLSFSQTHADLASVAPFTVAMCSGCEMLLILLFYKAKKRWILILEEKRQKNLPV from the coding sequence ATGATCAGAGAACTTTTAATTGTCCTGCTTTTGTCATTTGTGACTCTCGGAGAAGCAAGGAAATCATTTCTCAGTTTCCTGaacagagaaaagactgaaatattttttttcacacaGACTGAAGAAACCATCGTTGTCAGGTCAAATTACAGAGAGAAACAGCCAAACTCCAGCTTCCTCTTTGTGCAACTCGAAGATCCCAAAATCCTGCAAGTGGTGAATGTGACCAAGACCTTCTCGGATGTTACAGACTTTACCATAAACCTGGTGACAGATGAAGACGGAGAGACAAATCTGACCGTTCAACTATGGGTATCCAAAGGTAGGCGGGAAAGACTCATTGAAGTAAAGAATGTCAAAGTCAGAGTACTCAGACCAAGACCAGACGGTCTTTTCCAGGCATCAAACCATATTGATAGGAATATCCTAATGCTTTTTCTACCAATGATACTGTTAAATAAATGTGCGTTTGGTTGCAAGATTGAATTACAGGTGTTTCAAACAGTGTGGAAGAGACCTTTGCCAATAATTCTCGCGACAATTACACAGTTTTTTCTCATGCCGTTTTGTGGATTTCTTTTGACGCAGATTTTGGCATTGCCTGAGGCACAGGCTTTTGGATTTGTAATGACCTGCACGTGcccaggagggggtgggggctatCTCTTTGCTCTGCTACTAGAAGGAGATGTCACTTTGGCCATTTTGATGACTTGCATGTCAACGTTATTGGCCCTGATAATGATGCCTGCCAATTCGTACATATACAGCAGGCTGTTAGGGTTATCAGGTACCCTTCATAGTCCTGTCTTTAAAATTATGTCAACCCTCCTTTTCATACTTACACCTATATCTGTGGGAATAGTCATCAAACACAGACTGCCTGAAAAAGCAAACTTCCTGGAGAGAATAGTTAGACCTCTGAGTTTGATTTTAATGTTTATAGGGGTTTACTTGACTTTCAGAATGGGATTGAGCTTTCTAAAAGCAGTTAACCTAGAAGTGCTTCTACTGAGTGTCTTCGTTCCTGCTTTGGGTTTGTTGTTTGGGTTCTTTTTTGCTAAAATCTCTATGCTGCCTCTTCCTGTTTGTAAAACTGTTTCAATCGAAAGCGGGGTAGTGAATAGTTTCTTAGCCCTTGCCATTATTCAGCTTTCCTTCTCGCAAACCCACGCCGACTTAGCTTCCGTGGCTCCCTTTACGGTGGCCATGTGTTCTGGATGTGAAATGTTACTGATCCTTCTGTTCTACAAGGCTAAGAAAAGGTGGATCCTTATCCtagaagagaaaaggcaaaaaaatctCCCTGTCTAA